One Flavobacteriales bacterium genomic window, GCAATGGGAGGGTCGTAGGATAGAGTCACACTTGGTAGGTCAGTATAACCAGTCCAATATCGAAGCAGCCATAGCGATAGGTAGATATTTCCAAGTGGAAGATGAGTCGATCATCGAAGCCATCAGCTCCTATATGCCCGAGAATAACAGGAGTCAATTGATCGAGAAAGATGGCAAGCAGATCATCATGGACGCCTATAATGCCAACCCCTCCAGCATGGCAGCCGCTCTGGATAATCTGGCGAATATGAAAGGCAAACGGAAATTCGCCATCCTAGGTCATATGTTGGAACTCGGTGAGGACTCCCCAATGGAGCATTACAAGCTGATAGAACTCGCGCGGATCAAAGGCATCGATGCCATATTCATCGGGGATGAGTTCCAGAATGTGGAAGGGCAAGAAGAGGCACGCATATTTACCGATGTCAAAGACGCACTGACCGCCCTTCAAAAGATAGATCTGGAAGACACGGTCATTCTGGTCAAAGGTTCTCGAGGCATACGGCTCGAGCAACTGGAAGACATGCTTTAGTCCCTGAGTATGCTACGGCTGATCACCACCCGCTGTATCTCGGAGGTGCCTTCATAGATCTGCGTGATCTTAGCGTCACGCATCAGACGCTCCACATGATATTCTTTCACGAATCCATATCCCCCGTGCACCTGAACGGCCTCTACGGTGGTCTTCATAGCTACTTCTGAAGCAAATACTTTGGCCATAGAACTGGCAAGCGCGTAGTCCTTGCCTTCGTCCTTCAAAACGGCTGCTTTCATACAGAGCAGTCGAGCGGCTTCGATCTCAGTAGCCATATCAGCTAGCTTGAAGGCGATTGCCTGATGCTTGTGGATCTCCTTGCCAAAGGCCTTCCTTTCTTTAGAGTATTCCAAAGAGAGTTCGTAGGCTCCCGCTGCGATTCCCAGAGCTTGAGCGGCAATCCCTATACGCCCACCACTCAAGGTCTTCATAGCGAATTTGAATCCGAATCCATCCTCACCGATGCGGTTCTCCTTTGGGACTTTGACATCATTGAACATGAGAGTATGTGTGTCAGATCCTCGTATGCCCAACTTATCTTCCTTAGCCCCGACCACGAATCCTTCCATCTCCTTCTCCACGATGAAGGCATTGATTCCTCGATGTCCTTTATCCCTATCGGTCTGAGCGATCACGAGATAGGTGGAGGCGACACCCCCATTGGTGATCCAATTCTTTGTCCCATTCAAAAGATAGTAGTCGCCCTTATCCTCAGCGGTGGTACGTTGTGAGGTCGCATCCGATCCGGCTTCAGGTTCACTCAGGCAAAATGCTCCTATCTTCTCTCCTTTGGCCAGTGGAGTCAGGTATTTCTGCTTCTGCTCTTCCGTCCCGTATGCTTCTAGACCCCAGCACACCAAAGAATTGTTGACCGAGACCAGCACAGAGGTGGAGGCGTCTATTTTTGAAAGCTCTTCCATGGCCAAGACGTAAGAGACGGTATCCATACCGCTACCTCCATATTTCGGGTCGACCATCATTCCTAAGAACCCGAGTTCTGCCAACTGTTTCACCTCATCGGCCGCGAAGCGTTGATGTT contains:
- a CDS encoding acyl-CoA dehydrogenase; protein product: MNFELNEEQIAVRDAARDFAQNVLKPTVIERDEHQRFAADEVKQLAELGFLGMMVDPKYGGSGMDTVSYVLAMEELSKIDASTSVLVSVNNSLVCWGLEAYGTEEQKQKYLTPLAKGEKIGAFCLSEPEAGSDATSQRTTAEDKGDYYLLNGTKNWITNGGVASTYLVIAQTDRDKGHRGINAFIVEKEMEGFVVGAKEDKLGIRGSDTHTLMFNDVKVPKENRIGEDGFGFKFAMKTLSGGRIGIAAQALGIAAGAYELSLEYSKERKAFGKEIHKHQAIAFKLADMATEIEAARLLCMKAAVLKDEGKDYALASSMAKVFASEVAMKTTVEAVQVHGGYGFVKEYHVERLMRDAKITQIYEGTSEIQRVVISRSILRD